A region of the Amycolatopsis sp. cg13 genome:
TGGCTACATAGAACTGGTGCACGGCACTGCGCGACGCGGCCATGAGCGTACGCATCTGCTCGGCAGGATCGGGCGCGGTGTAGTCGCTGGTCGTGTCCAAGTCGTACGACTCGGACACCGACCCTGTCTCGTACTCTGCGCGAGGCACCCTGATTTCGCCGATCATGGCCGGACGAACGTCAGGCAGCGTGTCGACCACCGCCCGGCACAAGCGCCCGGCCGGAATACGAACCAGCGTCGCCGCCTCGTCCTCCACGGTGATCAGCAATCCTTCGCGTCCGGCAAGGACCGCCAACGCCGCGGAAGTCCGTCCGTCACGAGCGCCGGAGAGGCGATAGCACTCCGCGTCCGCAGTCGAGATTCCCCATAACACGTCGCGGAAATCCCCGGTCAGCCGCTGCCGGCGCAGGTCGTAGAACCCCGGTTCGGCAAGGACCTGCCGCATCAGATCATCAAACGCGGCTGCTGCGTCGTCTTCCAGCCACCACTCGACCACGCCCAGCACAGGATGCGCCGCACCGATCTGTTCCCACTCCCACGCCCTGGCCAAAGCGACGCGCGGCACCGTCACCG
Encoded here:
- a CDS encoding ESX secretion-associated protein EspG, which encodes MLVDEPVTVPRVALARAWEWEQIGAAHPVLGVVEWWLEDDAAAAFDDLMRQVLAEPGFYDLRRQRLTGDFRDVLWGISTADAECYRLSGARDGRTSAALAVLAGREGLLITVEDEAATLVRIPAGRLCRAVVDTLPDVRPAMIGEIRVPRAEYETGSVSESYDLDTTSDYTAPDPAEQMRTLMAASRSAVHQFYVASRANGKRSSSYPLSAVDTVDHGRVLAMLQNGADGEDIISCGPGNADYIAATLDTTMRGLHD